The proteins below are encoded in one region of Coffea arabica cultivar ET-39 chromosome 4c, Coffea Arabica ET-39 HiFi, whole genome shotgun sequence:
- the LOC140005130 gene encoding uncharacterized protein isoform X1, whose product MGSHNLHCTLILSHILLFFFIHNIAAGGSTSTATNELSRVTLRDDAEDPCAKASCGQGACVASLLGFDCVCKPGWSKMQLGPIVFPACTVPNCTINSQCGNGAPPPPPAPPPPFNLFNPCNLVWCGDGTCVPNPNGLGYYCKCNNGSANLFNLTGVACLKECYLGADCKGVTFGSPSSPPPPLPPGNLFGPPTGFSPSLPENASSNAANCSTSPGSVILMLLSLIFLARSM is encoded by the exons ATGGGAAGCCACAACCTGCATTGCACTCTAATTCTTTCCCATATTCTGCTTTTCTTCTTTATCCACAATATTGCAGCCGGTGGTAGTACTAGTACTGCTACAAACGAGTTGTCGAGGGTGACATTAAGAG ATGATGCTGAGGATCCTTGTGCTAAGGCCTCTTGTGGACAAGGAGCCTGTGTTGCTTCATTGCTGGGATTTGACTGCGTGTGTAAACCTGGATGGAGCAAGATGCAGCTAGGTCCTATTGTGTTCCCTGCTTGTACCGTTCCCAACT GCACCATCAATTCGCAATGTGGCAACGGGGCGCCGCCACCACCACCTGCTCCTCCTCCCCCATTCAATCTCTTCAACC CTTGTAATCTGGTTTGGTGCGGCGACGGAACCTGCGTTCCGAATCCGAATGGGCTGGGATACTACTGTAAATGTAACAATGGATCGGCCAACTTGTTCAACTTGACAGGCGTTGCTTGTTTGAAGGAGT GCTACCTTGGAGCTGATTGCAAAGGAGTGACTTTTGGCTCTCCTTCGAGCCCACCACCACCGCTGCCGCCAGGTAATCTGTTCGGCCCGCCTACCGGCTTCTCCCCATCACTACCAGAAAATG CTTCAAGCAACGCGGCGAATTGCTCGACAAGTCCTGGCTCAGTGATTTTGATGCTATTATCGTTGATCTTCTTAGCACGCTCTATGTAA
- the LOC140005130 gene encoding uncharacterized protein isoform X2, whose protein sequence is MGSHNLHCTLILSHILLFFFIHNIAAGGSTSTATNELSRVTLRDDAEDPCAKASCGQGACVASLLGFDCVCKPGWSKMQLGPIVFPACTVPNCTINSQCGNGAPPPPPAPPPPFNLFNPCNLVWCGDGTCVPNPNGLGYYCKCNNGSANLFNLTGVACLKECYLGADCKGVTFGSPSSPPPPLPPASSNAANCSTSPGSVILMLLSLIFLARSM, encoded by the exons ATGGGAAGCCACAACCTGCATTGCACTCTAATTCTTTCCCATATTCTGCTTTTCTTCTTTATCCACAATATTGCAGCCGGTGGTAGTACTAGTACTGCTACAAACGAGTTGTCGAGGGTGACATTAAGAG ATGATGCTGAGGATCCTTGTGCTAAGGCCTCTTGTGGACAAGGAGCCTGTGTTGCTTCATTGCTGGGATTTGACTGCGTGTGTAAACCTGGATGGAGCAAGATGCAGCTAGGTCCTATTGTGTTCCCTGCTTGTACCGTTCCCAACT GCACCATCAATTCGCAATGTGGCAACGGGGCGCCGCCACCACCACCTGCTCCTCCTCCCCCATTCAATCTCTTCAACC CTTGTAATCTGGTTTGGTGCGGCGACGGAACCTGCGTTCCGAATCCGAATGGGCTGGGATACTACTGTAAATGTAACAATGGATCGGCCAACTTGTTCAACTTGACAGGCGTTGCTTGTTTGAAGGAGT GCTACCTTGGAGCTGATTGCAAAGGAGTGACTTTTGGCTCTCCTTCGAGCCCACCACCACCGCTGCCGCCAG CTTCAAGCAACGCGGCGAATTGCTCGACAAGTCCTGGCTCAGTGATTTTGATGCTATTATCGTTGATCTTCTTAGCACGCTCTATGTAA
- the LOC113741195 gene encoding deoxypodophyllotoxin synthase-like — MMGSDQTLEKALPIIHFNSENLTPGSSSWSSTTEIVRKALESYGCFVAVYKNISPELHEKMLNLSEELFDVPVEIKAQNTSDYLGFGYGGNYSVMPLIEYLGITNAATLEATKDFTNLIWPDGNDSFCETAFSYAKQLLELKNLMMQMVMENYGVEKHYELLVRSAFHLMRFIKYRTPKTNEINTGLRPHVDKTFLSVLAGNNVKGLQIETKDGEWIDFAPTPSAFLVIAGEGFTAWSNGKVYAPLHRVIIGGTEEKYTIGLFSFMHGTLQIPVELADDDQNPLQFKPFNNVAFLDYCSGDNITARAIKDFCGT; from the exons atgatggGTTCTGATCAAACACTAGAGAAGGCCCTTCCGATAATACATTTTAACTCCGAAAACTTGACTCCCGGCTCAAGTTCCTGGTCATCAACAACTGAAATCGTCCGAAAAGCCCTGGAATCATATGGGTGTTTTGTCGCAGTCTACAAAAATATTTCCCCAGAGCTCCACGAAAAGATGCTAAATCTCTCAGAGGAGTTGTTCGACGTGCCCGTCGAAATCAAGGCGCAGAACACTTCCGATTATCTTGGCTTCGGCTATGGTGGAAACTACTCCGTTATGCCCCTGATTGAATACTTGGGCATAACAAACGCTGCAACTCTCGAAGCAACTAAGGATTTCACCAATCTCATCTGGCCAGATGGGAATGATAGCTTCTG tgaaacAGCATTTTCATACGCGAAGCAGCTACTGGAACTGAAAAACTTGATGATGCAAATGGTAATGGAAAATTATGGGGTAGAGAAGCACTACGAGCTCCTGGTGCGGTCTGCCTTCCACCTTATGAGATTCATAAAATATCGAACGCCAAAGACAAATGAAATTAATACTGGCCTTCGACCTCATGTGGACAAAACATTCTTGAGCGTTTTGGCCGGGAACAATGTTAAGGGACTGCAGATTGAGACCAAAGATGGAGAGTGGATCGATTTTGCGCCCACACCTTCAGCCTTCTTGGTCATAGCAGGCGAGGGATTTACG GCCTGGAGCAATGGCAAAGTATATGCTCCCCTCCATCGAGTCATCATAGGAGGAACGGAAGAAAAATACACCATCGGACTATTCTCTTTTATGCATGGGACGCTGCAAATCCCAGTGGAGCTTGCTGATGATGACCAGAACCCATTGCAATTCAAGCCATTTAACAACGTAGCGTTTCTTGACTATTGCAGTGGAGATAATATTACTGCACGTGCCATCAAGGATTTCTGTGGAACTTGA
- the LOC140005129 gene encoding probable 2-oxoglutarate-dependent dioxygenase AOP1 — translation MGSESDAQSKLPIIEFNEENLTPGTTSWLSTSGLVRQALESCGCFLVKYKKLSQELHDKMFELSKQLFQLPTEIKVQNTSNILGFGYGTNFSFMPLVEYFGIENGATLKATEEFTNLMWPAGNSSFCETAFSYSKLLSELDHGVMRMVFGSYGVEKHLDPLIKSSFYLMRFLKYRAPKTDEINIGLHPHVDKGFLAILDTNQVTGLEIQLKHGEWITYEPSTSPSTFLVIAGEPFQAWSNGRVHAPLHKVVIRGTEEKYTIGLFSFMREKVKIPEELIDEKNPLQFKDFNHLDFLEFLRGGKYTMERPIVAFCGV, via the exons ATGGGTTCCGAATCCGATGCCCAATCTAAGCTACCTATCATAGAATTCAACGAGGAAAACTTGACTCCCGGTACAACTTCTTGGCTATCAACTTCTGGCCTGGTTCGTCAAGCCCTTGAATCCTGTGGGTGTTTCCTAGTAAAATACAAAAAACTTTCTCAGGAGTTGCATGACAAAATGTTCGAACTTTCAAAACAGTTATTTCAACTCCCAACCGAAATCAAAGTACAAAACACTTCTAATATTCTTGGCTTTGGCTATGGTACAAACTTTTCTTTCATGCCCCTGGTTGAGTACTTCGGTATCGAAAATGGGGCAACTCTTAAAGCGACCGAAGAATTCACCAACCTCATGTGGCCAGCCGGAAACTCAAGTTTTTG TGAAACTGCTTTTTCATACTCGAAGCTGCTATCGGaattggatcatggtgtaatgAGAATGGTTTTTGGAAGTTATGGTGTGGAGAAGCACTTGGACCCTCTGATCAAATCTTCTTTCTACCTCATGAGGTTCTTAAAGTACCGAGCACCCAAGACTGATGAGATCAATATTGGTCTTCATCCTCATGTGGACAAAGGCTTCTTGGCCATCCTTGATACTAATCAAGTGACTGGACTAGAAATACAACTGAAACATGGTGAATGGATCACTTATGAGCCATCAACTTCACCTTCAACCTTCCTGGTCATAGCGGGAGAGCCTTTTCAG GCATGGAGCAATGGAAGAGTGCATGCTCCACTACATAAAGTAGTCATAAGAGGAACTGAAGAGAAATACACCATTGGACTGTTCTCCTTCATGCGTGAGAAGGTGAAAATTCCGGAAGAATTAATTGACGAGAAGAACCCGCTACAGTTCAAGGACTTCAATCACTTGGACTTTCTTGAATTTCTACGAGGAGGGAAATATACAATGGAACGTCCAATCGTGGCCTTCTGTGGTGTTTGA
- the LOC140005131 gene encoding probable 2-oxoglutarate-dependent dioxygenase AOP1 codes for MGSVTPTNLLVVDFTNKELKPGSSCWSLACNDIRHALENHGCFIALYDKISQELDKAIFHAADDLFDLPTQLKVQNTNEKPYHGYVGQIPFVPLHEGLGIDYATTLDGVQSFTNLMWPQGNKSFSESSFSFAKTVAKLDEMVIKMLFESYGVEKYSDSHVESSTYLLRFLKYRAPEVNETTMAFPSHTDKSFLTILYQNHISGLEIRTRDGEWITVDFPPRSFVVMAGDACQAWSNDGVLSPNHKVTMDANGKETRHTIALFSFLSKMVQVPEELVDDEKPLQFKPFVHVDLLNFYATDQGRRSQNILKDFCGVCRSLCCRGTSFKLLY; via the exons ATGGGTTCCGTAACACCAACAAATCTTCTTGTTGTGGACTTTACAAACAAAGAACTGAAGCCGGGTTCAAGCTGTTGGTCATTGGCATGCAACGATATCCGGCATGCCCTTGAAAACCACGGCTGCTTTATAGCTCTTTACGACAAAATTTCCCAAGAACTTGACAAGGCCATCTTTCATGCAGCTGATGATTTATTTGACCTCCCAACCCAACTTAAGGTCCAAAATACCAATGAAAAGCCTTACCATGGCTACGTTGGTCAAATTCCCTTCGTTCCACTCCATGAAGGCTTAGGGATTGACTATGCCACCACTCTTGATGGAGTACAAAGCTTCACCAATCTCATGTGGCCTCAAGGAAATAAATCTTTCAG tGAAAGTTCATTTTCATTTGCAAAGACAGTGGCGAAGTTAGATGAAATGGTAATAAAGATGCTTTTTGAAAGCTATGGTGTAGAGAAATACAGCGATTCTCATGTAGAATCGAGCACATATCTTCTTCGGTTTCTTAAATACAGAGCCCCAGAAGTGAATGAGACCACCATGGCATTTCCATCTCATACCGATAAGAGCTTCTTGACCATTCTTTATCAAAATCACATTTCTGGCTTGGAAATAAGGACAAGGGATGGTGAGTGGATTACCGTTGATTTCCCTCCCAGATCATTTGTTGTCATGGCCGGGGATGCCTGCCAG GCTTGGAGCAATGATGGGGTGCTTTCTCCCAACCATAAGGTCACCATGGACGcaaatggaaaagaaacaagGCACACAATAGCCCTGTTCTCATTCCTCAGCAAGATGGTGCAAGTACCAGAAGAATTAGTTGATGATGAAAAGCCGCTGCAGTTTAAACCATTCGTCCATGTAGATTTACTCAACTTTTATGCCACTGACCAAGGACGGAGATCACAAAACATCCTCAAAGATTTCTGTGGCGTTTGCAGAAGTCTATGTTGTCGTGGTACTTCCTTTAAGTTGCTGTACTAA
- the LOC140004568 gene encoding probable 2-oxoglutarate-dependent dioxygenase AOP1 has product MGSLTLHKLPTIDFSKEDLKPGTTAWNKIRREVMSALEEYGCFVASYEKIPQLQDAVFGALEELFDLPSQIKMQNKSSKPMHGYVGQIPVVPLYESMGIDDANTSEGMQAFTYAMWPNGNEGFSEKLLAYTKLAAELEEIVLRMIFESYGVEKYYDNHLQSVGYLSRVMKYREAKENETKLGFVSHTDKSFMSTIHQNQVNGLEIKAKDGEYFSVDLSRSSVVVMAGDAIMAWSNNRIKSPHHQVIMEGKGPRYSIAQFSFMDGTVQTPEELVDDEHPLQFKPFDHLEYLSFFSKEENRRLECALKTYCGV; this is encoded by the exons ATGGGTTCTCTGACGCTGCACAAACTTCCCACCATTGATTTTTCTAAGGAAGACCTCAAACCAGGGACAACAGCATGGAATAAGATACGCAGAGAAGTCATGTCCGCCCTCGAAGAATACGGCTGCTTTGTGGCCTCGTATGAAAAAATCCCACAACTCCAAGATGCAGTTTTCGGTGCATTAGAGGAGCTGTTTGATCTCCCCAGTCAAATCAAAATGCAGAACAAATCCAGCAAACCTATGCATGGCTACGTGGGTCAAATCCCAGTTGTTCCTCTTTATGAAAGCATGGGAATTGATGACGCCAATACAAGTGAAGGAATGCAAGCTTTCACTTATGCCATGTGGCCAAATGGAAATGAGGGCTTCAG tgagAAGCTGCTTGCTTACACAAAATTGGCAGCAGAGTTGGAAGAAATTGTCTTAAGAATGATATTTGAAAGCTATGGCGTGGAAAAGTATTATGACAACCACCTGCAATCAGTTGGCTATCTGAGTCGAGTGATGAAATATAGAGAAGCCAAAGAAAATGAGACCAAATTGGGATTTGTCTCACATACGGATAAGAGCTTTATGTCAACCATTCATCAAAACCAAGTTAATGGTTTGGAGATAAAAGCCAAGGATGGTGAGTATTTCAGTGTTGATCTCTCACGTTCAAGTGTTGTAGTCATGGCTGGTGATGCAATCATG GCATGGAGCAACAACAGAATTAAATCTCCTCATCATCAAGTGATTATGGAAGGGAAGGGACCAAGATATTCAATCGCACAATTCTCATTCATGGATGGCACTGTACAAACACCAGAAGAGCTGGTCGATGATGAACATCCCTTACAATTCAAGCCATTTGACCACCTGGAATATCTCAGCTTTTTCAGCAAGGAGGAGAACAGGAGGCTTGAGTGTGCCCTCAAAACTTACTGTGGTGTTTGA
- the LOC140005132 gene encoding probable 2-oxoglutarate-dependent dioxygenase AOP1: MGSVTRQIQLPVLDFTGETLNTSSTRWPSTREEVVRALEEYGCFIANYDKVSLELHQAIFLASQELFELPTETKVLNTSDSPSHGYMAHRRIPLLEALGIENATTVDGVQRFTNVLWPNGNNHFSETALSYSKLVAELNHVVMRMVAETYGVEKDCESLLGSIYYLLRLIKYRAPREDESNVGLFPHADQTFMSILHQAQVNGLEIMTKNGDWMLIDSLSPSSFIVMAGDVCMAWTNGRIEPPLHRVTMSGSEERYSLSLFAFMRDVMVQVPEKLVDDEHPLQYKPFDPFKYLLFCVTEEGQKSKCQIKSYCGV; the protein is encoded by the exons GTTCTGTAACAAGGCAAATCCAGCTTCCTGTTCTAGATTTCACCGGGGAAACCTTGAATACCAGTTCTACTCGTTGGCCATCGACACGGGAAGAAGTGGTTCGAGCGCTGGAAGAGTATGGCTGCTTCATAGCGAACTACGACAAGGTTTCCTTGGAACTTCACCAGGCCATCTTTCTTGCATCCCAGGAGTTGTTTGAACTCCCGACGGAAACCAAAGTCCTCAACACTTCTGATTCGCCTTCTCATGGCTATATGGCACACCGTAGAATTCCTTTGCTCGAAGCTTTGGGCATCGAAAATGCCACCACTGTTGACGGAGTTCAAAGATTCACCAACGTGTTATGGCCCAATGGAAACAATCATTTTAG TGAAACAGCACTCTCGTACTCAAAGCTTGTTGCTGAACTAAATCATGTGGTGATGAGGATGGTGGCAGAGACTTACGGCGTAGAGAAGGATTGTGAATCACTCCTCGGATCCATTTACTACCTTCTTAGGCTAATCAAGTACAGGGCGCCCCGAGAAGATGAAAGCAATGTCGGTCTTTTCCCTCACGCCGACCAGACCTTCATGTCCATTCTTCATCAAGCACAAGTAAATGGTCTAGAGATCATGACCAAGAATGGCGACTGGATGCTTATTGATTCCTTATCTCCTTCTTCTTTCATTGTCATGGCGGGGGATGTATGTATG GCATGGACTAATGGCAGGATCGAACCTCCACTTCATCGGGTAACAATGTCCGGGAGTGAAGAAAGATATTCCCTCAGCCTATTTGCATTCATGAGGGACGTGATGGTTCAAGTACCAGAAAAGCTAGTTGATGATGAGCATCCGTTGCAGTACAAGCCATTCGATCCCTTCAAGTATCTTCTATTCTGCGTGACAGAGGAGGGGCAAAAATCCAAGTGTCAAATTAAATCCTACTGTGGAGTCTGA